Below is a window of Electrophorus electricus isolate fEleEle1 chromosome 12, fEleEle1.pri, whole genome shotgun sequence DNA.
ACAGTGATTACTTTAATAACAGTGTTGGGCTAGGAGTGAGTTCTCTAAAATGTTGTAAAAGATGGTCATAAATGGCTTTGTAAACAATGTTCATTTGCAGTTGTTTCCATTTGTTATTGATGATTTTGTCGCTCGGAGAAGGATGGCCCCCTTTGAGAGTGAGCCTTCTGGAGTTTTCTTCTTTCAACCAGGAGAGTTTGTCCTTGCTGACTGCTGTCTTTTCTTGCTCATTAGGAGTCTAGTCCTGCTTCCCAAACAGCTGCGTTTGAGACCCTGTAGTTCTAATACAAAGAATCTCGGCAGGCAGTGCAAATATTAAATTCTGCAGTATGCAGTGGTGATGATGAGCTTGATACTCCAAAGCCTATGAGAACCTGGCTCAAGGTCATTTACTAggttatgtgtgtgcgtttgtgtatttATCGTCTTGTCCCATGATGTGTTGTTTACTTGTGACGTAAGGGGCGTGGGAGGAAATCCAGTACTCAAGGGGCTTCTCAGGAGCCATTCCAGTACCTGACGCTGGACCAGAAGTATTACATATGCATGAAGGAAGTGAATGCAATGAGGCAAGATCTGGAACAGCTCAACAAGGCATCAGAGCAAGCGCTCCAGAACCATAAGGTTATATCATCAtttcacagacaaacacagctgccaagttgccactgttgggcccaaggcccttaatcctcaattgctgaagtatgactcagtcataattgtaagtcactttggataaaagtgtcaggtaaatataattttgtgctTACGCAGGCACAATGAAGCTATTTTAAACTCTGGTCCTGGACGTCTCTCCATCATCACAGTTTTGTTGTCCTTGTTGGTGtgattcagctggttacatttaactatcaatcccttcattcaactggttacatttaactatcaatcccttcattcagatggttacatttaactatcaatcccttcattcaactggttacatttaactatcaatcccttcattcagctggttacatttaactatcgatcccttcattcagctggttacatttaactataaatcccttcattcagctggttacatttaactatcaatccctaCATTTAGCTGGTTAtatttaactatcaatcccttcattcagctggttacatttaactataaaTCCCTTCATTCaactggttacatttaactatcaatcccttcattcaACTGGTTAtatttaactatcaatcccttcattcagctggttacatttaactatcgatcccttcattcagctggttacatttaactataaatccattcagctggttacatttaactatcaatcccttcattcagctggttacatttaactatcaatcccttcattcaactggttatatttaactataaatcccttcattcagctggttacatttaactatcgatcccttcattcagctggttacatttaactatcaatcccttcattcagctggttacatttaactatcaatcccttcattcaactggttatatttaactataaatcccttcattcagctggttacatttaactatcgatcccttcattcagctggttacatttaactataaatcccttcattcagctggttacatttaactatcaatcccttcattcaactggttatatttaactataaatcccttcattcagctggttacatttaactatcaatccctaCATTCAGCttgttacatttaactatcaatccctacatttagctggttacatttaactatcaatcccttcattcagctggttatatttaactataaatcCCTTaattcagctggttacatttaactatcaatccctaCATTCAGCttgttacatttaactatcaatccctacatttagctggttacatttaactatcaatacctacattcagctggttacatttaactataaatcccttcattcagctggttacatttaactatcaatccctacatttagctggttacatttaactatcaatcccttcattcagctggttatatttaactataaatcccttcattcagctggttacatttaactatcaatccctaCATTCAGCttgttacatttaactatcaatcccttcatttagctggttacatttaactatcaatcccttcattcagctggttacatttaactatcaatccctacattcagctggttacatttaactatcaatcccttcattcagctggttacatttaactatcaatccctaCATTCAGCTGGTTACGTTTAACTATCGATCCCTTCATttagctggttacatttaactatcaatcccttcattcagctggttacatttaactatcgatcccttcattcagctggttacatttaactatcgatcccttcattcagctggttacatttaactatcaatcccttcattcagctggttacatttaactatcaatcccttcattcaactggttacatttaactatcaatcccttcattcagctggttacatttaactatcaatccctacaatcagctggttacatttaactatcaatcccttcattcagctggttacatttaactatcaatcccttcattcagctggttacatttaactatcaatcccttcattcaactggttatatttaactataaatcccttcattcagctggttacatttaactatcgatcccttcattcagctggttacatttaactatcgaTCCCtacattcagctggttacatttaactatcaatcccttcattcagctggttacatttaactatcaatcccttcattcagctggttacatttaactatcaatcccttcattcaactggttatatttaactataaatcccttcattcagctggttacatttaactatcgatcccttcattcagctggttacatttaactatcgatcccttcattcagctggttacatttaactatcaatccctaCATTCAGCttgttacatttaactatcaatcccttcatttagctggttacatttaactatcaatcccttcattcagctggttacatttaactatcaatccctacattcagctggttacatttaactatcaatcccttcattcagctggttacatttaactatcaatccctaCATTCAGCTGGTTATgtttaactatcaatcccttcatttagctggttacatttaactatcaatcccttcattcagctggttacatttaactatcgatcccttcattcagctggttacatttaactatcgatcccttcattcagctggttacatttaactatcaatcccttcattcagctggttacatttaactatcaatcccttcattcaactggttacatttaactatcaatcccttcattcagctggttacatttaactatcaatccctacaatcagctggttacatttaactatcaatcccttcattcagctggttacatttaactatcaatcccttcattcagctggttacatttaactatcaatcccttcattcagctggttatatttaactataaatcccttcattcagctggttacatttaactatcgatcccttcattcagctggttacatttaactatcgaTCCCtacattcagctggttacatttaactatcaatcccttcattcagctggttacatttaactatcaatcccttcattcagctggttacatttaactatcaatcccttcattcaactggttatatttaactataaatcccttcattcagctggttacatttaactatcgatcccttcattcagctggttacatttaactatcgaTCCCtacattcagctggttacatttaactatcaatcccttcattcagctggttacatttaactatcaatccctacattcagctggttacatttaactatcaatcccttcatttagctggttacatttaactatcaatcccttcattcagctggttacatttaactatcgaTCCCTACATttagctggttacatttaactatcaatacctacattcagctggttacatttaactatcaatcccttcattcagctggttacatttagCTATCGATCCCCTCATCATCTGAACCAGGTGTGCTGGAGGTAATAACCCCTCTCCTAATGTCCTCTTTCTGTCAGGCGATGATACAAGTGACTGACAAGCAGCTGGCAGACATTAAGAAAGCGAGATATGAGTTTGAGCGTGACATCGTCAAACCCCTGCGTGAGGAGAAAGGTGTCATGGTGAGACCAGAGAAGGTCATCCGTTACATCGAGGACCGAATAAAAGCTAGGGTAAGGCATGAGTCGTATTATTGTGAAGACAGAAATCCAGACGTCTACTCCGGCTGCCTTTACTTTCACCTGTACATCCCATGCACATCTGGATAGAATATAATTTAGTGGTTAAGTACAATGGGCTAATTTGCTGGTTCAGCAAGAGGAACAAGACCCAGTTCCCTAAAGCGGTCAGTGGTGTGGGAAGTGAAGGCACTGCTGTTGGATACAGCGGGCTTCTCAGACCCAGCAACGTGGAGGCCACAAGTTTGAGCAGTGTTACCTCGCTCATCAGGGCCCACATTGTTTGGCTCTATCCCAGCTTCCAGCTCCACACTGGTACCAGTGGTTTGATTAAGGTTGGTTGGGATAGAATGCGACGCAGAGCATCCATAGGCCTCGCGGACTGGCTTGGGGGTGAAGATAAAGATATTTGGCATTTGTTCAATGATGGTATTTTCTCCCTTAATGGACAAAGTATTTTGGGTAtgtttaatataacattttaaacagacattttactctctctctcacacacgcattACTCTACTCAAGAGGTATTAAAATCCAGACCTCCAAATCCAACTTCAGgccctggattttgtaatcaccgGTATTTGAATGAACAGTTAATGTAGCTGATTGGCCATTCCTAGGTAATGGGAATGTAGTACCTGTAGTagtcagtatatatatatttagtcaGTAGTACCTAGACTGTGAGGTTTGGGATCTGAGAACAATGACATAAATGAATTACCAATGGTTCCAAAATGTAGGAGCTGATTTTGCATTTGAGATCCAGAGTCAAACACTTGTGCCCTCCTTGGTTCCTGCATGCCGGTCCTTTCAGTCAGCCTGCGTGCAAATGCCCCCCGTCGCAGGCTCGAGAGACTGAGTGCTTGCTTGTTTTCCGCTCGGCAGGACTCCCTGGTCGAAAAGCTCCATCTGAAAAACACGGCACTGTGCGCGCAGACACGCaagctgcagctgcagctgctccaCAAGGAGGACATGGAGGAGGTGCTGCACGAGGTCGACTTCCAGCAGCTGAGGATTGAGAACCGCCAGCACCTGGAGCACATCGATGAATGCAACCAGGACCTGCTACACCTCAAGCTGCTGGCTGGGAACACCCAAAAGCTGTTGAACACATACAAGGTAGATTTTCCCATCTGCAGCAGTAGCAGAAGGGCATGCATTCAGTTTCAGGAAGTAAAAGTGCTGCCATTACTTTTATATTCCATCTTATTTCGCTATAAAGAAAGCCCTGCTGGTTTTGTGCTAATTAGCAAACCCAGGTGGTGGGAATTAAAACCAGGGAAGGACTTTCACTTTCTGAAACTCAACTGTCTTTGCACGGAGTCAAACATAGTGTACTAATGACAATGCGGTTTTTCCTTACATCAGCATTTGCTTACATCAGTGGTGTCGTCGTTGGGCTCATGAAGGGAGAAATAGTTTGATGAATCAGATTTCTTAGAACAGGGGAAACATTAACGTGAGCACTTCAGGCTGATCCAGGATCAAAATCCACTCCAGAGGGTGAGATGTTTGGCACATTGTAGTGTTTTTCTGTTGCAGAAAAAGCTTGAGAGTTTGACCAGTGAGTCAAAGCTTCTGAGCAGCGACATTGCTTCACATGAGGACCTGCTGCtgaagacagacaaagagactcAGCAGGCGGAGGAGGTCAGATCGCTTCTGTCTACATCAAACATTCACCAAAACAATAATTTGAAATATATGATGCATTTAGGGTGTCACTAAACCTTTTAGAAAAGGTTGCATTTGAGGAAACATCTTATTTGAAGGCACCCTTCCCTCCTTTCTATCTAGTTTACAGTCACCTGCCACTTCATTATAAAGCCCTTGTAAGTGCACTGTGAGGTCCGCCTTTGCCTTGCACAGTAGTGTGTTTAGCCATCCTCTAACCTTTCCTCAGTGCATGGTTTTTGGCCACAAAGGGCCGCTGTTGCACATCATTCCCAAACACAACTGTGAAAACCCCAGTACCTGTGCTGTGGCAGGTCAGAACCCACAGCCACACCTCTACCATCCaagtgttaatgctgtgttggAAATGGTCAGTCACTCATATTTTGTAAGAAACTGACAAGCTGGAGTAGAAAATCCCTAAAAAGTGGCTTATCCCTAGAGAGATTACAGTCTACAACTAAGCATTTATAAAATGCATCTGCAAGTTTCCTGTATCCCACAAGTGACAGCATAaggtagttttgtttttgaagaagGGGCTGACGGCAGCAAGTTCTCGGCGTTACAGATCTGTCTTGTTCCGTCTTCTCTGTGCAGGAGCGAGCCAAAATAGAGGTTCAGAACAAGAAGCTCCAAGCTCAGCTGGAGGACTTCAGTGCACCGCATGTGCTGGAGTACATGGAGGCCAGGGCCCTGCACAGCCAGCTGGAGCAGAGTGTGAAGACCTGGAGGCGCAAGATCGAGGTCGCAGAGGTGCGCTGTGGAGACACGACACATGAAAATGTGTTCCAGAGATACTTTTGTGGATGCTTAAGATTATTCTAGGAAGAATTTTAATGTCGAGATATCTCCCATTTGAGAAGTCTTTTTTGGCAATCTTTTAGTAAAAGCTTATTTGATTACCCatcaaaaataacatttttatcatATCAAATTAGCCATATTTTGCCACTCTGTATCTTTATTTCCTCTGAAATTTGCAGATGACACTGAAGTCCCACACAAAGGCCTGGAACAGGCTGCATGCCAAAGCAGGAGCTCCAGTGTCTGATTAACCCAGGATGGACCAGCCTTCTGGAGCCACCTTACCTTACACCCTCAAGTCTTCTGCCCACAAACTCAAACCTTTCCActtgagttttttttccccctaaatgTGGTTTAAATATAGAATTCAGGCTACAtataataaaagagaaaatgggTAAAATATGAAGCAATAATGCCCAGGACATACAAGCATTATTAATGAAAAAGTTTATTAGTTAGTGCTGTGTATATTAAATGCTACATACAGATATTTAGCATGAATGTCACATCCATTGCCACATGATGTTTTCTTACTAGCTCATCCACAATCTACAATTTGAAAAAAGCTAAAAAGTAAGTGTGCTCAGAAGCACAGATACTTCAAAACAGATTACAGGAACTAACACAGCAGGCATGCAGGAGGCGGAGTCCAGGACAACTGGGGAAGAAGGGCCACGCCCACCTCTCCTTGAAGTTAAAAGGTCCCACCTCCTCTCCCCCGTAGTCCTGATCCTCACACCAGGaatatagatatttatatagaaattttaaacaatattaataaaaaaataatatacaatgcaaacgtgaaaaaaaaaaaaaagacactttaaAATCACAACCTCTGTCAAACCTCTTAATGCCTGTggttggggggaaaaaaagcccctTGATATTGTCAAGCAATGGATAACCATACactattaaaatgtgaaatatatgctaaaaaagaaaagaaaaaaaagaaagaaaatgaaaaaaaagaaacccagcaTTGCTCAAGCCCAAGACCAAAGTGCCTGGCCTGCGTATGCACCGCGGTGCTGAGGGCAATGGTCATACCCAAACCTCTGCAGCATGCCCCCAGCCCACGGGCTCCAATCAGCGCACAACACTGCCTGTAGGGGTCAGCACAGAACCACACCGACACAGCACCACGCACACAACacgttgctgctgctgttatgtTGTTCAAATCAACATTTTATTATGGATCAGTGTCAAATTAGGCAGCTTGGAGATGACATGGGTGCTGCCCTTTCTCCATCAGCTCAAGGTCCAGGGTAGTTTGgttattctaaaaaaaattaaatgggGGGCTGAGGGGGTTGCAATGAGGAAACAAAGCTGTATTAAGAGAGTTTTCTAGGAAACAGTAAACAGCATCCATGCTATGACTATGATCTGTACAAcgcatgtatttaaaataaagaaaactgaGTGTCGTAATTGAGTCCGCCTTCATCGGCCCTCGGTTTATTTTCTCCTAAATCACTGGGCAACCAAAATGAATTTAGTTTTCTtaaaaagagaagaggaaaaaaaaccccaaaaaaaacccccccacctCATGCTTGTTACAAAATAAAGGAGGGCGGGGCATCACCGAGATGCAGTATAAACGCGGGGGGGCTAAAAAGAAGAGAAATCTATACAAACTGTAGAAAAATCCCCCACTCAGCGCTGGCCGGGGTGAAGCCCAAGTCTCCACCTCCTGTCTTCACactggggagggagagaggcggCCCGACACGCTCACCTGCACGACGGAAACTGACGTTTAAAAAAGGCTTACAGTGAGGGACAGGGACGAAGATTTCTTCAAAGACAAACTTCCGCACGACTCGGAAAACACGTCGGCACAATCGAACTCTACACCTAAGATTCCACacagagagaaattaaaaagTGGGAGGAAAAGGATGAGTCGAGTGTTCCACTTAATAAAAAGCTACTTATAAAACAGTCGACGCAGATTAAGAAAGACAATATCTAATGACAAGACCGGCAGACATGGTGCATACATACTAACCTATGTACATACAGTAACAGAAAGCCTTTTTAAGGTTTTAGGCAATTTCAGGACAGCTGTtgactgatttttctttttgtggtaTTATGAACTGCATGTATACAAGAGtgaagtatatatatatttttatatagtttctatatatttatgcatatagcagtgaaagagagactgaTGACCTCAATGTTTCAGCTGGTTAGGTCCATCCCTTTGGGTTGCAATACAGTACATTAGTGACTGGGTTGGGTTTTTGACTTTTTTGCTCGTTTTTCGTTTTTCTTCTTGGTACATGGTTGCCCCATCATAGggctcagacacagacacacacttacagacacttTTGATAGTTCATGATAGCACAATATAGGCTAGTTCCCCATCTGATTCCTAATATCCTGTCAGCTACCACTAGCTGAGGGGTCAACTAAACGCAGGCAATATAGTTTCAAGTGAAGACTTGTGTGgatatatacagtatgttttcATCCTTTCTGTTGCGAGACGAGAGCAGTACACTCCTTCATTTCGGAGCAAGGCTAGTGACTGAAACACTCCTCAACTGCTCCTTACAAATTAATCTAACTACAAATTATACTCAGACAAGAAGCACGCAAACTACAGCCCATATGCACTAGCTACTAGaatctcttaaaaaaaaatttttttaaaaacctgcttTACTCAGAATAACAGTATAATCGATTCCTTAACAATTTACCAGACAAAAATCAGCACACAGCcatatattttgttgttttgtttgtctttttaaataaactccAATGCTCCACATCTTAAAATGGGACACTGGACAATGTGTTATTAAAGTGAAGGCAAGCCTCTTCTGGCAAAGGGGACTATGCAAGTCTTAAAGCTGCTCTCAGACACCAGAGGGCACCATTTCTTCATATCCCAGAGTTGGAAACAAGCccacttctcctcctcctttcgCTCACCTTAAAATATTATGCACAATATATCAgaacaaatttaaatgttttgtacttcatcacccccccccccccacactttcATCAAAGGGACCGTTATTGAGAACTGGAAGGAATCAATGCCTATAACCCTCTGTTCTGTCTCCAAAATCAAATGTTGAAATGCCTCTGGGTATCAAAGggtaatttttatatataagaccatttttctttcatttccgcaccccccccccttcatcCTCCCCCACAGGATGCTCGACAGTCAGATCTCTTTGTAAGTCTACATGACTGGGCAACACAGTAAACTAGAGAGATTAAGTTTGCTCAATCTTGCCAGACACAATTTTGGCAGAGGAGGAAACAGGGTAGAAGAAGAGGAGAGTTACTGAATGAGGGAAGGTACAGGGTACCCGCCCCCCTCGGCCGTGTGCTGGACCGTGTGCTCCTGGAGGGCCCCCAGGTCTGCGAAGCGCTCCCCGCACCACACGCACTTGAACTGGGCATCCCTGGAGTGCACGCTCTGGTGCTTGGCCAGGTGCTCCCGCTGCTTGAAGCCCTTGTCGCAGCTGGCGCACTTGTACGGCTTCTCCCCTGTGTGGACGCGCCGGTGGCGATTCATCTCCGACGAGTACTTGAAGCGCTTCTCGCAGTCAGGGCATTTGAGGGGCTTCTCGCGGGATGGGTCGCATCGGTGCTGCACAAACTCCGAGGACGACAGGAAGCGGCGGTCGCACAGGGAGCATTTCAGCGGCTTCTCGTTGCAGTGGGTGGTCTGGTGGCGCTGGAGCGTGGTGGCCTTCTTGTAGGCCTTGCCGCATACGTCGCACTTGTACGGCTTGTCCGGGTTCGTGGGCGTGGAGGAGCTCTCGCCGCACTTGTGGCGGAGCAACTCGCCTGACTGGCTGAAACCCTTGCCACAGGATGCGCACTTGAAGAGGTTGTCCATGCCGTGCACATGCTGGTGGTACAACAGGTGCGACGGCTGCAGGAAGCCCTTGTCACACAGGTTGCACTTGAAGGGGCGGTCGGCGGAGGCGGTGTGCGTGCGCCGGTGGCGCACGAGCGCGTACTGCTGCTTGAAGCTCATCTGGCAGTCCTCGCAGTGGTAGGGCCGCTCCTCCGAGTGTGTGCGCTCGTGCTGGCGCAGGTCCGATGGCCGCTTGAAGCCCTTCCCGCAAGTAGCGCAGCGGAAAGGTCGGGCGCCCTGCGGCTGGCACTGGTGGTGCAGCAGCTCA
It encodes the following:
- the ccdc113 gene encoding coiled-coil domain-containing protein 113 is translated as MATMAKTEGNDNEADNKQLVELVEDLRRSNAELRAETETFERYVRRLGPREPDPQLAPVSVGTTSQMETGAGRGRKSSTQGASQEPFQYLTLDQKYYICMKEVNAMRQDLEQLNKASEQALQNHKAMIQVTDKQLADIKKARYEFERDIVKPLREEKGVMVRPEKVIRYIEDRIKARDSLVEKLHLKNTALCAQTRKLQLQLLHKEDMEEVLHEVDFQQLRIENRQHLEHIDECNQDLLHLKLLAGNTQKLLNTYKKKLESLTSESKLLSSDIASHEDLLLKTDKETQQAEEERAKIEVQNKKLQAQLEDFSAPHVLEYMEARALHSQLEQSVKTWRRKIEVAEMTLKSHTKAWNRLHAKAGAPVSD